One window of Cataglyphis hispanica isolate Lineage 1 chromosome 12, ULB_Chis1_1.0, whole genome shotgun sequence genomic DNA carries:
- the LOC126853710 gene encoding ras-related GTP-binding protein A encodes MKKKVLLMGKSGSGKTSMRSIIFANYIARDTHRLGATIDVEHSHVRFLGNLVLNLWDCGGQEAFMENYFASQRDNIFRNVEVLIYVFDVESRELDKDMHYYQSCLEAILQNSPEAKIFCLVHKMDLVQEDQRDYIFREREEDLKRLSLPLECTCFRTSIWDETLYRAWSSIVYMLIPNVKELEQSLNQFANIIDADEVLLFERATFLVISHCQRQFHRDVHRFEKVSNIIKQFKLSCSKLAAQFQSMEVRNSNFAAFIDVFTSNTYVMVIMSDPTIPSAATLINIRNARKHFEKLERASQSSALSR; translated from the exons ATGAAAAAGAAG GTATTATTAATGGGCAAGAGTGGCTCTGGGAAAACGAGTATGCGTAGcattatttttgctaattaCATCGCTCGGGATACCCATCGTTTAGGAGCAACAA TTGATGTAGAACACTCTCACGTTCGTTTTCTCGGCAATTTGGTGCTGAATTTGTGGGATTGCGGAGGCCAAGAAGCgtttatggaaaattattttgcttcaCAGCGGGATAATATATTCAGGAATGTTgaagtattaatttatgtttttgatGTGGAATCAAGAGAATTGGACAAAGATATGCATTATTACCAAAGCTGCCTAGAAGCGATATTACAGAATAGCCcagaagcaaaaatattttgccttGTTCACAAAATGGATCTTGTGCAAGAGGACCAacgtgattatatatttagggagagagaagaagatctAAAAAGACTGAGTTTGCCTTTGGAATGCACTTGCTTTAGAACTAGCATATGGGATGAAACATTATACAG gGCTTGGTCGTCCATTGTATACATGTTGATTCCCAATGTAAAAGAACTTGAGCAAAGCTTGAATCAGTTTGCCAATATTATCGATGCGGATGAAGTTCTTCTATTTGAAAGAGCGACCTTTTTGGTAATAAGCCATTGTCAACGACAATTTCATAGGGATGTTCATCGCTTTGAGAAAGTttccaatataataaaacagtttAAATTGAGTTGTAG taaaTTAGCAGCACAGTTTCAAAGCATGGAAGTTAGAAATAGCAATTTCGCGGCTTTTATTGATGTATTTACTTCGAATACATATGTAATGGTCATTATGTCCGACCCAACTATAC CATCCGCGGCAACATTAATCAATATACGTAACGCGCGAAAGCACTTCGAAAAATTGGAGCGCGCTAGTCAGAGCTCGGCATTGAGTAGATAG